A segment of the Triticum urartu cultivar G1812 chromosome 1, Tu2.1, whole genome shotgun sequence genome:
GTGAAACAAATTATTATTTTTTGCGGACATGTGAAATGTATTCAGGCAACAGTATAGCATCACTTTCAAGTGCTGTCACCGTTAGCACATTTGATTACTAGATACATTAAAAACTTATAAGTTGAACTGTTGTTGTCGCAGATATCACTACTGATCAAACACCACTAAGTTGGCATATAAGGATGAAGATAGCCCACGGAACCGCTAAGGGTCTCGAATACCTCCATGAGAAGGCTAACCCGCCGGTCATCTACCGGGATCTCAAGTCCCCCAACATCCTTCTTGACGAGGAATACAACCCTAAACTCTCAGACTTCGGGCTCGCAAAGCTTGGGCCTGTTGGGGAAAAGACACACGTCTCAACTCGAGTGATGGGCACATATGGGTACTGTgctccagaatatataaaaacaGGCCAGCTAACTATCAAGACTGATGTGTACAGTTTTGGGATATTCCTACTTGAGTTGATCACAGGAAGAAAAGCTGTCGATTCAACTAAACCAGCAAGTGATCAAATCTTGGTTAACTGGGTATGCACCTTTTGTTCCTATATgctctctttttttttgcgaatatTGTTCCTATATGCTTCTTCCCCATACATAATGCTTAGTTAGGAATAATTTCAAAAAAGATGCTTGCGACAAGATTTCTTTCAGACAGTTGAGCTAAATTCATGTTTGATCAACAGGCAATGCCCATTATCAGAGATAGGAGGAGGTACCATGAGTTAGTAGACCCTCTTCTTAGAGGTGAATACCCAGAAAAAGACTTGAGCCATGCTGTGGCTGTGGCGGCAATGTGCCTACATGAGGAAGACTCTGCGCGGCCATACATGAGTGACGCTGTTGTCGCATTGGGATTCCTTGCAGAAGTTCCTGCTAGCTGTGAAGAGAAACCTAGTATCGCGCCCCAAAAGAAGCAGGCTGAAGATCCCCCATTATCTGATGGAACTCAGCAAGATAAGAGCACATTCGATCGTCAAAGAGTTGTTGCTCAGGCCATCGAGTGGGGCGCCATGAGGCAAAAACAGAAAGCTCAAACTCAAGGAAAGACAACTGATTCTCAGTGCATTACAGATCCTACTGAAGCTAACAGGGTGTAAAAAGCCCATGAAAACCATGTGCAAAGTTTTTTAGGCTCCCTTGACTTGTAGCTTTCCAAATTTGTGCCGCCATAGGGCTGAATTGTCATATAGAAAGTAGAAAGTGTAAATGGCATTCTTGTCTCATAAAGGTGGCAGGGCTCAGTCTCTAGGCATTCTAGTTCATACTGAATCCAAAAGGTTGTATAGTGAATTATGAGCCAAATGCGATTATGTGTCAAGTCGCAGTATATCATAGCAACAAACTTATAGCTACTGACTAGAACCAGATCACAGGTAAAAGATTGAACTTTATTTGCAAGAATGTTGGACATGTACAGAAGTATGAGAAGGATTGGATAGAACATCATCAAACATTGAACATCAGGGACAGTTCACTAATGGTCTAATCCTGCTCACCTCCTCCAGTTAGAATATGCACTGATAGCTGGCTTCCAGAAGAATAATCTCAGTCCTCTTTGAACAGTTCACGACCAATTATCATTCTTCTGATCTCACTAGTGCCAGCTCCAATCTCAAACAGTTTTGCATCTCTCAGGAGACGGCCAGTTGGGTACTCATTTATGTATCCATTGCCACCAAGACACTGGATTGCCTGCCATAGGGGAAGGTTTAAGATCAATTAGTGGACCAGAAAAGAATTGACTGCAACTCACTAAGCTCAAAGCGGTTACAAATACTAAAGTTAGTAAGAACTTTGTCCAAGGAAGATAAAGTAGGAGATCTAGGATGAAAGAATTGCAAAATTTGAGAGGTCAAACAGTCATATCTTATATGTCCAGTGAAGGGAAAAAAATAAGAGCAAAATATCAGGATATTTGATTGCATTCCAAAGAAATCATGTAGAACAACACATGCAATCAAAATTCTCATGAACTGAGGAGAGGGTTCTGACCTCAAGTGCAACTTGTGTTGCCCTTTCAGCAGCAAAGAGGATCACTCCTGCACAATCCTGGTTGCAAATATTATATTAGATGGAGATAGTCAGTTTACCAGGCATCAGCATGATACACACGGAATTAGTTGTTTTATTTTGTCTTGAACAGTGAACACATGAATATAGCCATGTGATGCAACAATGTGACCCGAAAAGAACAGAGACATGTTGGGGCTTTGAAATGTACCTTACGGTCAACTTTGCCATTATCACAGTCCCTGGCAACTGAGTATACAAATGATCTGGACAAAGAAAACTCCAGTAAGAAGCTATGTAAACTTCACAGTAGAAGTCTTGGGTTGGTATCCCTACCTTGATGATTGCAAGGAGGTGTACATATCTGCCATTTTCCCCTGCATTGGAAGATCACTAGTTACGATTAACGCCAAGATCCTAACAAGACGTTGCACCTAGAAACAGGGGAACACGATACAATGGGCTGCATGGCTATACCTGTAAGAACTGAAATTCACCAATAGGACGGCCAAATTGCTCCCTTTGTCGAACATAAGGAAGAACAACATCAAGGCATGCCTGCATGAGCCCAATAGGGCCCCCAGCTAATACAAGTCTTTCCAGATCAAGACCAGACATCATGACATAAACACCTGCAACAAGAAACGTATCGAGAATATTCATGATGAGAATTTCGGTTCAGGAagtcattttcattttcagttaGAAGTTTAGTAAGTCTTTTAGAAGGATATGTTGGTAAAATCCAAAAGACAAAAATCACAGTTTTCCTTGTTTACATTGGCATAGGGAACTGACTGTCAACAACCAAGTGAAGATCTCAGAATAGCAACAGAAGTATAGAACAGAATTCAAGACTGCAGGAGATGATACCTTTCCCTTCTTCACCAAGAACATTCTCTTGAGGCACAAAGCAGTTCTCAAAGACAAGCTCACATCTGTTAACGAGATATGTTGAGTAAGAACCTATAAACCATTTAATGAGCCTGCTCAAATAGGAACATCTTACGTGTCACTTCCTCGCATGCCAAGTTTGTCCAACTTCTGGGCAGTACTGAACCTGTAATGATAATACTAGCATGTAAACATTTTTGTAGTTTCAGCAAGAACATTAATGTTTATCCTGAACTTTATACATCCAAGCCTCAATCTAGCAATCAAAGACCATCAACACATGCATTTCACAAAATTCTAGCAAGATATGCATTCATGCGCAATAGAGCATAAGGGAAGAGAATGAAGTGGTTAATTACCCGGGCATTCCCTTCTCAATTATGAATGCAGTTATTCCTTTCGATCCAGCAGTTATATCTGTTTTCGCGTAAACAACCTGTAAATCTCAGTTTCAGTGaactagcagacttattatggCCACATAGGATTATAACAACTATAACTAATTTGTAACAAGGCTCCAACAGATTCAGTTGCTCAAAATTCTGACAACCAGGTGAAAGGTGTCACTATGAA
Coding sequences within it:
- the LOC125546154 gene encoding isovaleryl-CoA dehydrogenase, mitochondrial; its protein translation is MQRRLPALLRRAAGAGPARRWLSASSSLLFDDTQEQFKESVHRFAQEHIAPHAAAIDASNHFPKEKNLWKLMGDFNLHGLTSPEEYGGLGLGYMYHCIAMEEISRASGSVGLSYGAHSNLCINQLVRHGSPAQKEKYLPKLISGEHIGALAMSEPNSGSDVVSMKCKAEKVDGGYVINGNKMWCTNGPSAQTLVVYAKTDITAGSKGITAFIIEKGMPGFSTAQKLDKLGMRGSDTCELVFENCFVPQENVLGEEGKGVYVMMSGLDLERLVLAGGPIGLMQACLDVVLPYVRQREQFGRPIGEFQFLQGKMADMYTSLQSSRSFVYSVARDCDNGKVDRKDCAGVILFAAERATQVALEAIQCLGGNGYINEYPTGRLLRDAKLFEIGAGTSEIRRMIIGRELFKED